A region from the Aegilops tauschii subsp. strangulata cultivar AL8/78 chromosome 5, Aet v6.0, whole genome shotgun sequence genome encodes:
- the LOC109745394 gene encoding uncharacterized protein isoform X2, giving the protein MESPVAKKGTPEEEDRLSVLMDDVLLSILRKVDISTAVRTSSLSTRWRQLPWLLPELSIDVRHFLPVPCPDSIAANDCQQAMVALTKAAKCLFAKPQRKSTITTLQLQLYLISTFLSDIGPLLGDVIDSGLLKDLDLCLLDDLKPGDSSELHMLQLAKDMYGFFNAYPSVFGCLTRLSLHGVCFIELDMHHLLFDCCTQLKHLSLHYCDAGRRSVWKIDAPNSKLSVLEIDTCCFERIDLVCLPELEKLHWDTWVSEYIPLSFGDVPSLGELKLSSSLTYYNTVFKLSELLHGTTSIHTLTLDFQGENLWIQPEMKQLSTAFNKLRKLTLRGIFVEFDIIWTLAFLEAAPTMEILLIEVWDHACSAFVNDEERRSVFAERKNPQWEMDFHCSKNGLLKELQFVGFRSLEQQFVFIRALLGRAPNLQTILLKGAEQCKYCNALDTKSCCSTESSFPKSEDEQAMVARRITDGKSSPRVIFHE; this is encoded by the exons ATGGAGTCCCCCGTGGCGAAGAAAGGGACG CCGGAGGAGGAAGATAGGTTGAGCGTGCTGATGGATGATGTTTTACTGTCTATCTTGCGGAAAGTCGACATAAGCACCGCTGTAAGGACAAGTTCGCTGTCAACGCGGTGGAGGCAGCTGCCCTGGCTGCTGCCTGAGCTCAGCATTGATGTCAGGCATTTCCTACCTGTTCCATGCCCAGACTCGATTGCAGCAAATGACTGTCAGCAAGCTATGGTGGCTCTAACCAAAGCAGCCAAGTGTTTATTTGCTAAACCTCAGAGAAAATCCACCATCACGACACTGCAGCTTCAGCTCTACTTGATCAGCACTTTCTTGAGCGACATTGGCCCACTATTAGGTGATGTGATTGACAGTGGTTTGCTGAAAGATTTGGACCTTTGCCTTCTTGATGATCTGAAACCTGGTGACTCTTCTGAGCTGCACATGCTACAGCTCGCAAAAGACATGTATGGTTTCTTCAATGCCTACCCCAGTGTGTTCGGTTGCCTCACGAGACTCTCTCTGCATGGTGTTTGTTTTATCGAGTTGGATATGCACCACCTCCTGTTTGACTGCTGCACACAACTGAAGCATCTAAGCCTCCATTATTGTGATGCCGGTCGCCGCTCTGTGTGGAAGATAGATGCACCAAACTCAAAACTCAGTGTTCTGGAAATCGACACATGTTGCTTTGAGAGAATTGATTTGGTCTGCCTTCCAGAACTGGAGAAGCTCCATTGGGATACTTGGGTGTCCGAATATATCCCCTTGTCGTTTGGTGATGTCCCGTCTCTTGGGGAACTAAAACTCTCATCTTCTTTAACATATTATAATACAGTATTTAAATTAAGTGAGCTTCTACATGGAACCACAAGTATACATACTCTGACATTGGATTTCCAAGGAGAAAAC CTTTGGATCCAACCTGAAATGAAGCAACTCTCCACCGCATTCAACAAGCTAAGGAAGCTGACTTTGCGTGGTATCTTTGTTGAATTTGACATTATATGGACATTAGCCTTCCTTGAGGCGGCACCCACAATGGAAATATTACTTATTGAG GTATGGGACCATGCATGCAGCGCATTTGTGAATGATGAGGAGAGAAGGTCGGTATTTGCTGAAAGAAAAAATCCTCAGTGGGAGATGGACTTCCATTGCTCCAAGAACGGGCTACTGAAAGAGCTCCAGTTTGTCGGCTTTAGATCGCTAGAACAGCAGTTTGTGTTTATAAGAGCCTTGCTGGGCCGAGCTCCCAATTTGCAGACGATACTTCTCAAAGGAGCTGAGCAATGCAAATACTGCAATGCCCTTGATACCAAGTCGTGTTGTTCAACAGAGTCTTCCTTTCCAAAGAGTGAGGATGAGCAAGCAATGGTGGCGAGGCGAATCACAGATGGCAAATCCTCACCCCGGGTGATTTTCCATGAATGA
- the LOC109745394 gene encoding uncharacterized protein isoform X1 has translation MESPVAKKGTQPEEEDRLSVLMDDVLLSILRKVDISTAVRTSSLSTRWRQLPWLLPELSIDVRHFLPVPCPDSIAANDCQQAMVALTKAAKCLFAKPQRKSTITTLQLQLYLISTFLSDIGPLLGDVIDSGLLKDLDLCLLDDLKPGDSSELHMLQLAKDMYGFFNAYPSVFGCLTRLSLHGVCFIELDMHHLLFDCCTQLKHLSLHYCDAGRRSVWKIDAPNSKLSVLEIDTCCFERIDLVCLPELEKLHWDTWVSEYIPLSFGDVPSLGELKLSSSLTYYNTVFKLSELLHGTTSIHTLTLDFQGENLWIQPEMKQLSTAFNKLRKLTLRGIFVEFDIIWTLAFLEAAPTMEILLIEVWDHACSAFVNDEERRSVFAERKNPQWEMDFHCSKNGLLKELQFVGFRSLEQQFVFIRALLGRAPNLQTILLKGAEQCKYCNALDTKSCCSTESSFPKSEDEQAMVARRITDGKSSPRVIFHE, from the exons ATGGAGTCCCCCGTGGCGAAGAAAGGGACG CAGCCGGAGGAGGAAGATAGGTTGAGCGTGCTGATGGATGATGTTTTACTGTCTATCTTGCGGAAAGTCGACATAAGCACCGCTGTAAGGACAAGTTCGCTGTCAACGCGGTGGAGGCAGCTGCCCTGGCTGCTGCCTGAGCTCAGCATTGATGTCAGGCATTTCCTACCTGTTCCATGCCCAGACTCGATTGCAGCAAATGACTGTCAGCAAGCTATGGTGGCTCTAACCAAAGCAGCCAAGTGTTTATTTGCTAAACCTCAGAGAAAATCCACCATCACGACACTGCAGCTTCAGCTCTACTTGATCAGCACTTTCTTGAGCGACATTGGCCCACTATTAGGTGATGTGATTGACAGTGGTTTGCTGAAAGATTTGGACCTTTGCCTTCTTGATGATCTGAAACCTGGTGACTCTTCTGAGCTGCACATGCTACAGCTCGCAAAAGACATGTATGGTTTCTTCAATGCCTACCCCAGTGTGTTCGGTTGCCTCACGAGACTCTCTCTGCATGGTGTTTGTTTTATCGAGTTGGATATGCACCACCTCCTGTTTGACTGCTGCACACAACTGAAGCATCTAAGCCTCCATTATTGTGATGCCGGTCGCCGCTCTGTGTGGAAGATAGATGCACCAAACTCAAAACTCAGTGTTCTGGAAATCGACACATGTTGCTTTGAGAGAATTGATTTGGTCTGCCTTCCAGAACTGGAGAAGCTCCATTGGGATACTTGGGTGTCCGAATATATCCCCTTGTCGTTTGGTGATGTCCCGTCTCTTGGGGAACTAAAACTCTCATCTTCTTTAACATATTATAATACAGTATTTAAATTAAGTGAGCTTCTACATGGAACCACAAGTATACATACTCTGACATTGGATTTCCAAGGAGAAAAC CTTTGGATCCAACCTGAAATGAAGCAACTCTCCACCGCATTCAACAAGCTAAGGAAGCTGACTTTGCGTGGTATCTTTGTTGAATTTGACATTATATGGACATTAGCCTTCCTTGAGGCGGCACCCACAATGGAAATATTACTTATTGAG GTATGGGACCATGCATGCAGCGCATTTGTGAATGATGAGGAGAGAAGGTCGGTATTTGCTGAAAGAAAAAATCCTCAGTGGGAGATGGACTTCCATTGCTCCAAGAACGGGCTACTGAAAGAGCTCCAGTTTGTCGGCTTTAGATCGCTAGAACAGCAGTTTGTGTTTATAAGAGCCTTGCTGGGCCGAGCTCCCAATTTGCAGACGATACTTCTCAAAGGAGCTGAGCAATGCAAATACTGCAATGCCCTTGATACCAAGTCGTGTTGTTCAACAGAGTCTTCCTTTCCAAAGAGTGAGGATGAGCAAGCAATGGTGGCGAGGCGAATCACAGATGGCAAATCCTCACCCCGGGTGATTTTCCATGAATGA
- the LOC109745382 gene encoding uncharacterized protein, with protein MVQRDGGGGLEQLAVDGAEDAHRPADGWIGCGSRSRAGAARVRGEGRGATAARLSGLCSLLGRGGRGERARADGGGGAAAGVVGCSREVTTVERTSKNACPASASTSLPLSGPHVCADLLESLLHEIIALFDSFHDFLAFIGTCRSWRAAVSTFPSVHTFSFPPLHLKPDGPYVHPHSGPIKPIPLSNCKWQLSDPSKKNLSLACSVPKNSPNKMHYLGCSYGYLIFSHKVHCLLVDVYTGSKVMPPKLPPNNDLGYFCGIGILTAPLISPNSCLLLFSRDSMFEWHVGTNSWSEHTLTLDYELIYQIVSFKGDIFVIDALLRLHAIHFRPQFHMQKIAIKKEFVPMNSWLVVCGDMLLMIDQRFSSGGLGGSSNAFFRVFRLNFSVEPAKWVKLEKLENYALFVSPDRRNPTFCCMSPERWGGKSNCIYFARLSEDPDETWTAVEFGQPVPDSAVRSMIFYDISSPPDSGVLSSLWVFPSLVYGSG; from the exons ATGGTGCAGCGCGACGGAGGCGGAGGGCTTGAGCAGCTCGCGGTCGATGGTGCTGAGGATGCGCACCGCCCCGCCGATGGCTGGATTGGCTGCGGCTCGCGCTCGAGGGCAGGGGCGGCTAGGGTTCGTGGGGAGGGCaggggggcgacggcggcgaggcttTCTGGGCTCTGCTCGCTGCTGGGCCGGGGAGGGCGAGGGGAGCGGGCGCGGGcggacggcggcggtggagcggccGCGGGGGTCGTCGG ATGCAGCAGAGAAGTTACCACTGTGGAGAGAACCTCGAAGAACGCTTGCCCTGCCTCAGCCTCTACCTCCTTGCCTTTGTCTGGACCTCATGTTTGTGCAGATCTCCTGGAGAGCCTGCTTCATGAAATTATTGCTCTGTTTGACTCATTCCATGACTTCCTTGCATTCATTGGCACCTGCCGCTCTTGGCGCGCTGCAGTCTCTACCTTTCCCTCTGTGCATACATTCAGCTTCCCACCGCTCCACTTGAAACCAGATGGTCCTTATGTTCATCCACATAGCGGCCCTATCAAGCCCATCCCTTTATCTAATTGCAAATGGCAGCTCAGTGATCCTAGCAAGAAAAACTTATCCCTTGCGTGTTCAGTGCCTAAAAATAGTCCAAATAAAATGCACTATTTGGGCTGCTCATATGGGTATCTTATCTTCTCCCACAAGGTTCACTGCCTCCTTGTCGATGTATACACTGGTAGCAAGGTGATGCCCCCCAAACTCCCACCTAACAACGATCTTGGGTACTTCTGTGGCATAGGCATCCTTACGGCCCCATTGATTTCACCCAACTCTTGCCTCCTCCTTTTCTCTAGAGATTCCATGTTTGAGTGGCATGTTGGAACAAACTCCTGGTCAGAGCACACCCTTACTCTTGATTATGAACTCATCTATCAGATTGTGTCCTTCAAAGGAGATATCTTTGTCATAGATGCTCTTCTTAGGCTCCACGCTATACACTTCAGACCTCAATTCCacatgcaaaaaatagcaattaAAAAGGAGTTTGTGCCTATGAACTCATGGTTGGTGGTCTGTGGTGACATGCTTCTGATGATTGACCAAAGGTTCAGCTCTGGCGGATTGGGTGGCTCATCTAACGCATTCTTTAGGGTCTTTCGCCTCAACTTCTCTGTCGAGCCAGCTAAGTGGGTGAAGTTGGAGAAGCTGGAGAATTATGCTCTGTTTGTTAGCCCTGATAGAAGGAATCCTACATTTTGTTGCATGAGCCCGGAAAGATGGGGAGGAAAGAGTAACTGCATTTATTTTGCAAGGCTATCTGAAGATCCCGATGAAACTTGGACCGCGGTCGAGTTTGGTCAGCCAGTGCCAGACAGTGCAGTTCGCTCCATGATCTTCTATGATATTTCGTCCCCTCCAGACTCTGGTGTACTAAGTAGCCTCTGGGTGTTCCCCAGCTTAGTTTATGGTTCCGGCTAG
- the LOC141022200 gene encoding uncharacterized protein, which translates to MAKCGLLLLFIAFLLPAARATSCHPDDLRALRGFAGNLSGGAVLLRAAWSGASCCVWEGVNCDGTSGRVTALRLPGHGLVGLIPGASLAGLARLEELNLANNKLVGTIPSWIGELDHLCYLDLSDNSLVGERNRRTLDEQPNTISGSNNTVRSGSTNVVSGNDNTVISGNNNNVAGSNNTVITGNDNTVTGSNHVVSGDKHIVTDNNNAVSGNDNNVSGSFHTVSGSHNTVSGTNNTVSGSNHVVSGSNKVVGDE; encoded by the exons ATGGCGAAATGCGGGCTGCTGCTCCTGTTCATTGCGTTCCTCTTGCCGGCGGCACGTGCGACATCGTGCCACCCCGATGACCTCCGTGCGCTACGGGGCTTCGCCGGAAACCTCAGCGGTGGGGCTGTCCTCCTCCGTGCTGCCTGGTCCGGTGCCTCCTGCTGCGTCTGGGAAGGCGTGAACTGCGATGGCACTAGCGGCCGTGTCACGGCGCTGCGGCTCCCTGGGCACGGCCTTGTGGGGCTCATCCCAGGAGCATCCTTGGCAGGCCTTGCACGGCTAGAGGAGCTCAACCTTGCCAACAACAAACTGGTCGGCACCATCCCATCATGGATTGGCGAGCTTGATCACCTTTGCTACTTGGATCTATCGGATAATTCATTGGTTGGCGAG CGTAATAGAAGAACACTCGAcgaacaaccaaatacaatatCTGGGAGCAACAACACTGTCAGATCTGGGAGCACCAACGTTGTTTCTGGGAATGACAACACTGTCATATCCGGGAATAACAACAATGTGGCTGGGAGCAACAACACTGTCATAACCGGGAACGACAATACCGTAACTGGTAGCAACCATGTTGTATCTGGGGACAAACATATCGTGACTGACAATAACAATGCCGTATCCGGGAACGACAATAATGTATCCGGGAGCTTCCATACCGTATCCGGGAGCCACAATACTGTATCTGGGACCAACAACACTGTATCTGGGAGCAACCATGTCGTATCTGGGAGCAACAAGGTCGTAGGAGATGAATGA
- the LOC109745394 gene encoding uncharacterized protein isoform X3, translated as MDDVLLSILRKVDISTAVRTSSLSTRWRQLPWLLPELSIDVRHFLPVPCPDSIAANDCQQAMVALTKAAKCLFAKPQRKSTITTLQLQLYLISTFLSDIGPLLGDVIDSGLLKDLDLCLLDDLKPGDSSELHMLQLAKDMYGFFNAYPSVFGCLTRLSLHGVCFIELDMHHLLFDCCTQLKHLSLHYCDAGRRSVWKIDAPNSKLSVLEIDTCCFERIDLVCLPELEKLHWDTWVSEYIPLSFGDVPSLGELKLSSSLTYYNTVFKLSELLHGTTSIHTLTLDFQGENLWIQPEMKQLSTAFNKLRKLTLRGIFVEFDIIWTLAFLEAAPTMEILLIEVWDHACSAFVNDEERRSVFAERKNPQWEMDFHCSKNGLLKELQFVGFRSLEQQFVFIRALLGRAPNLQTILLKGAEQCKYCNALDTKSCCSTESSFPKSEDEQAMVARRITDGKSSPRVIFHE; from the exons ATGGATGATGTTTTACTGTCTATCTTGCGGAAAGTCGACATAAGCACCGCTGTAAGGACAAGTTCGCTGTCAACGCGGTGGAGGCAGCTGCCCTGGCTGCTGCCTGAGCTCAGCATTGATGTCAGGCATTTCCTACCTGTTCCATGCCCAGACTCGATTGCAGCAAATGACTGTCAGCAAGCTATGGTGGCTCTAACCAAAGCAGCCAAGTGTTTATTTGCTAAACCTCAGAGAAAATCCACCATCACGACACTGCAGCTTCAGCTCTACTTGATCAGCACTTTCTTGAGCGACATTGGCCCACTATTAGGTGATGTGATTGACAGTGGTTTGCTGAAAGATTTGGACCTTTGCCTTCTTGATGATCTGAAACCTGGTGACTCTTCTGAGCTGCACATGCTACAGCTCGCAAAAGACATGTATGGTTTCTTCAATGCCTACCCCAGTGTGTTCGGTTGCCTCACGAGACTCTCTCTGCATGGTGTTTGTTTTATCGAGTTGGATATGCACCACCTCCTGTTTGACTGCTGCACACAACTGAAGCATCTAAGCCTCCATTATTGTGATGCCGGTCGCCGCTCTGTGTGGAAGATAGATGCACCAAACTCAAAACTCAGTGTTCTGGAAATCGACACATGTTGCTTTGAGAGAATTGATTTGGTCTGCCTTCCAGAACTGGAGAAGCTCCATTGGGATACTTGGGTGTCCGAATATATCCCCTTGTCGTTTGGTGATGTCCCGTCTCTTGGGGAACTAAAACTCTCATCTTCTTTAACATATTATAATACAGTATTTAAATTAAGTGAGCTTCTACATGGAACCACAAGTATACATACTCTGACATTGGATTTCCAAGGAGAAAAC CTTTGGATCCAACCTGAAATGAAGCAACTCTCCACCGCATTCAACAAGCTAAGGAAGCTGACTTTGCGTGGTATCTTTGTTGAATTTGACATTATATGGACATTAGCCTTCCTTGAGGCGGCACCCACAATGGAAATATTACTTATTGAG GTATGGGACCATGCATGCAGCGCATTTGTGAATGATGAGGAGAGAAGGTCGGTATTTGCTGAAAGAAAAAATCCTCAGTGGGAGATGGACTTCCATTGCTCCAAGAACGGGCTACTGAAAGAGCTCCAGTTTGTCGGCTTTAGATCGCTAGAACAGCAGTTTGTGTTTATAAGAGCCTTGCTGGGCCGAGCTCCCAATTTGCAGACGATACTTCTCAAAGGAGCTGAGCAATGCAAATACTGCAATGCCCTTGATACCAAGTCGTGTTGTTCAACAGAGTCTTCCTTTCCAAAGAGTGAGGATGAGCAAGCAATGGTGGCGAGGCGAATCACAGATGGCAAATCCTCACCCCGGGTGATTTTCCATGAATGA
- the LOC109780686 gene encoding uncharacterized protein, with translation MAKCWLLLQFLAFLLPATSATSCHTDDLRALQGFAGNLSGGGVLLRAVWTGVSCCGWEGVSCDGTSGRVTGLRLPGRGLAGPIPRASLAGLAQLEELNLANNKLIGTIPSWIGELDHLCYLDLSDNLLVGEVSKSLIQLKGFATTGRSLGMAFTNMPLYVKRSRRTLQQQQPNIISGTNNKVRSGRTNVVSGNDNTVVSGNDNTVAGSNNTITTGSGNTVTGSNHVVSGTKHIVTDNNNVVSGIDNNVSGSFHTVSGTLNTVSGSNNTVSGSNHVVSGSNKVVTGG, from the coding sequence ATGGCGAAATGCTGGCTGCTGCTCCAATTCTTGGCGTTCCTCTTGCCGGCGACGAGTGCTACGTCGTGCCACACTGACGACCTCCGTGCGCTGCAGGGCTTCGCCGGGAATCTCAGTGGTGGCGGCGTGCTCTTACGCGCTGTTTGGACCGGTGTCTCGTGCTGCGGCTGGGAAGGTGTGAGCTGCGACGGCACAAGTGGACGCGTCACGGGGCTTCGGCTACCCGGGCGCGGCCTTGCAGGGCCCATCCCTAGAGCATCCTTGGCGGGCCTTGCGCAGCTGGAGGAGCTCAACCTTGCCAACAACAAACTGATCGGCACCATCCCATCGTGGATTGGTGAGCTTGACCACCTATGCTACTTGGATCTTTCCGACAATTTATTGGTTGGCGAGGTATCCAAGAGTTTGATACAGCTCAAGGGCTTCGCCACCACTGGTCGTTCATTGGGTATGGCTTTCACTAACATGCCATTGTATGTGAAGCGTAGCAGACGAACActccaacaacaacaacccaaTATCATATCTGGGACCAACAACAAAGTCCGATCTGGTAGAACCAATGTTGTATCCGGGAACGACAACACAGTTGTATCTGGGAATGACAACACCGTTGCTGGGAGCAACAATACCATCACAACTGGGAGCGGCAATACCGTAACTGGTAGTAACCATGTTGTTTCTGGGACCAAACATATCGTAACTGACAACAACAATGTTGTTTCCGGGATAGACAATAATGTATCCGGGAGCTTCCACACCGTATCCGGGACTCTCAATACCGTATCCGGGAGCAACAATACCGTATCTGGGAGCAACCATGTTGTGTCTGGGAGCAACAAAGTTGTGACAGGAGGTTAA